The Eublepharis macularius isolate TG4126 chromosome 7, MPM_Emac_v1.0, whole genome shotgun sequence sequence AGTCATTTTTAAGAGGACAGCTTTGCCAGAGGGTTTCATTTGCCTCTctgttttctctccaaataaaATTAGGTATCGTGAGCAGCCACCTGAAAAACAGTGACGTCATTTGAACTATGCTGAATGCAAGCATTGTAAGAAAGGACAACACCACTGAATACGACACAGatggatttcccccctctttcgAAGTGTACAAATGGATCATCTATCCATTAACTGTCTTTTGCAGCCTGTGTGGACTGGTGGGGAATGGAATGGTTATCTGGATTCTCACTTCCTGCACGAAGAGGAATCCTTTCACTACGTACATCTTGAATCTGGCCATAGCTGACTTTGGTACCCTTTTGAGTCTGTCTGCAAGAGTTATTATTTTGGCCATTGACAATCCATACACTCTTGTCTATGAATTAGTTGATTCGCTCACTTTCTTCACCTATAGTACGAGCCTGTATTTCCTGACGGCCATTAGCCTGGAGAGATGCATCTCGGTCCTCTTTCCGATCTGGTTCCGATGTCAACGACAAAGGAGAACTTCCGCTGTGGTTTCCTTACTCCTCTGGATAGTTTCTGGCTTACTTTCTGGAACGTTGTTGGTATTTGATAATTTGTGGTTGATATTTGATAATCTTTCTTATGAAACTTACTTAAATGTGCTGAACACTATTTTTACCATCAACCTTCTAATTTTGACTCCTATAATGGTTGGTTCCACTTTCATTATGTCCATCCGGATCTGCCGCAAGTCCCAGAGACGTCAGCCGCCCAGGCTATACATTGCCATTTTAGTCACTCTCCTCTTCTTCATTATCTTTGCTATTCCATTAAGTGTTACATATTTCATTCTTCTCAATGGTGGCCCTTTTTATGACCTTATATATGAAAGTTCTTTCCTCCTTGCTTCTTTTAACAGCAGCATCAACCCCATAATTTACTATTTTGTAGGGAGATGCAGGAACCGTCAACGTAGAGAGTCATTGAAGTTCGTGCTCCAACAGGTATTCAAGGATGAAGCTGATCTTAGAGAAGGGAATTAGCTAACTCATGTAAATATAATGGAGACAAAACCCTACCACATAGCTCAACAAAGAATGTGCATGAAGCTTGGCATTTATCTTTCTATATTTTTGATGCCACCGAAGAAGTCTCCGTATGTCTGTTTGCAAAATTTTCTTGCCTTTGCTTTGTAAGCCAAATTATCTTATTCTATCTCTGCTTTGTTAATAGGGTAGAGAAGATCCATTTCATGATTGGCTGGCTGCAAGTTTTGTTTGCAATCAGTACAACCGAAGGTTGTCCCAGCAGTTTGAAAAATTTATCCAAAAAAGCAAAACAACGCTGTGTGTGGATGTACTTGTGCTATTATCACAAACATTTCCCCGTCGGCCACTACCTTTAGATGTCATATTTGAGGCTCGTGATTGTGCTGTAACAGGCAATATGGGCAGAGGCTTTTAGGCAAGTACTAGACTCATTTGCTAGAATGGTGCTATTTCAACAATCCCGCTGTTGTTCCAACTGAAAGTACCAGGACAGATTGTTGAGCACAATCCTGAATCGTAAAACTGCCAGCTcagctttaataataacaacagcaacgtTCGAgttatagaccgcccttcaggacaacttaatgcccactcagagtggtttacaaagtatgttattattatccccacaacaaaacaccctcttgaggtgggtggggctgagagagctccggagaactgtgactagtccaaggtcacccaactggcttcaagtagcttcaagtggaggagtggggaatctacaccaaactggctcatttgAATGGATTTTCCATGGAATGATAC is a genomic window containing:
- the LOC129334010 gene encoding mas-related G-protein coupled receptor member H-like, which gives rise to MLNASIVRKDNTTEYDTDGFPPSFEVYKWIIYPLTVFCSLCGLVGNGMVIWILTSCTKRNPFTTYILNLAIADFGTLLSLSARVIILAIDNPYTLVYELVDSLTFFTYSTSLYFLTAISLERCISVLFPIWFRCQRQRRTSAVVSLLLWIVSGLLSGTLLVFDNLWLIFDNLSYETYLNVLNTIFTINLLILTPIMVGSTFIMSIRICRKSQRRQPPRLYIAILVTLLFFIIFAIPLSVTYFILLNGGPFYDLIYESSFLLASFNSSINPIIYYFVGRCRNRQRRESLKFVLQQVFKDEADLREGN